Proteins encoded within one genomic window of Coriobacteriia bacterium:
- a CDS encoding thiamine pyrophosphate-dependent enzyme — translation MTVVFERPHALTEQQFSYCPGCTHGITHRLVAETLDELDVEGMTVGVAPVGCSVLAYDFFACDMVQAAHGRAPAVATALKRVMPDNVVFAYQGDGDLASIGMGETVHAATRGEHITVIFINNAIYGMTGGQMAPTSLPGQITQTSPYGRSTQADGFPIRVCELLSTLDGVALAQRVTVDSPRNIRAAKKAIKKAFEYQIEGVGYSIIEVVSTCPTNWGLSPQDALQWLRDNLLPYYPLGVFKDVKADGFANVAEAAAARARSGEPSAEGGELS, via the coding sequence ATGACGGTCGTCTTCGAGCGTCCGCACGCACTGACCGAGCAACAGTTCTCGTACTGCCCGGGATGCACGCACGGCATCACGCACCGCCTGGTCGCCGAGACACTCGACGAGCTCGACGTCGAAGGGATGACCGTGGGCGTGGCCCCGGTTGGCTGCTCGGTGCTCGCGTACGACTTCTTCGCCTGCGACATGGTGCAAGCGGCACATGGCCGCGCGCCCGCGGTCGCGACGGCGCTGAAGCGCGTGATGCCGGACAACGTCGTCTTCGCCTACCAGGGCGACGGCGACCTGGCATCGATCGGCATGGGCGAGACCGTACACGCCGCCACCCGCGGCGAGCACATCACCGTCATCTTCATCAACAACGCGATCTACGGCATGACGGGCGGTCAGATGGCGCCGACGTCGCTGCCCGGGCAGATCACTCAGACGAGCCCGTACGGCCGTAGCACGCAGGCCGACGGCTTCCCGATCCGAGTCTGCGAGCTGCTCTCCACACTCGACGGCGTGGCGCTTGCGCAGCGGGTCACCGTCGACTCGCCGCGCAACATCCGGGCGGCCAAGAAGGCCATCAAGAAGGCGTTCGAGTACCAGATCGAGGGTGTGGGCTACAGCATCATCGAGGTCGTCTCGACGTGCCCCACCAACTGGGGACTCTCGCCGCAAGACGCCCTGCAGTGGCTGCGCGACAACCTGCTGCCATACTACCCGCTGGGCGTCTTCAAGGACGTCAAGGCCGACGGCTTTGCCAACGTCGCCGAGGCGGCCGCGGCTCGCGCGCGCAGTGG
- a CDS encoding 3-methyl-2-oxobutanoate dehydrogenase subunit VorB, whose protein sequence is MSDKVLMKGNEAVAESAIRAGCRCFFGYPITPQTEVAAYMAKRMAKEGGVYLQAESEIAAINMVYGAAAAGARAMTSSSSPGISLKGEGISYMAGADLPGVIVNVQRGGPGLGGIQPSQSDYWQATRATGHGDFHLIVLAPSTVQEMADDIYDAFDLADEYRTPVMILADGMLGQMMEPVVLPEPKRPEDLPVKPWAVTGHKNARPHNVVNSLYLKPEDLERLNVERFARYDRIKAIEQRAEEYLTEDADIVVVAFGACARIGRSAVNKAREKGIKAGLIRPITLWPYPVDTIEKSVAGASAFLTVEMNMGQMVDDVRLAVNGRVPVEFFGRSGGIIPKPGEVLARIEELAERLEVARPVARVAGGDVR, encoded by the coding sequence GTGTCCGACAAAGTGCTGATGAAGGGCAACGAGGCGGTCGCCGAGTCCGCGATCCGCGCCGGATGCCGCTGCTTCTTCGGTTACCCGATCACCCCGCAGACCGAGGTCGCCGCTTACATGGCCAAGCGCATGGCTAAGGAGGGCGGCGTCTACCTACAGGCCGAAAGCGAGATCGCCGCGATCAACATGGTGTACGGCGCCGCTGCGGCCGGCGCTCGCGCGATGACCTCTTCCAGCTCGCCGGGCATCTCGCTGAAGGGCGAGGGCATCTCGTACATGGCTGGCGCGGACCTTCCCGGCGTCATCGTCAACGTGCAGCGCGGCGGTCCGGGCCTCGGCGGCATCCAGCCGTCGCAGTCCGACTACTGGCAGGCGACCCGCGCCACGGGCCACGGTGACTTCCACCTCATCGTGCTGGCGCCCTCGACGGTCCAAGAGATGGCCGACGACATCTACGACGCCTTCGACCTGGCCGACGAGTACCGCACGCCCGTCATGATCCTCGCCGACGGCATGCTCGGCCAGATGATGGAGCCCGTCGTACTGCCGGAGCCAAAGCGGCCCGAGGACCTGCCGGTCAAGCCGTGGGCGGTGACCGGCCACAAGAACGCCCGGCCCCACAACGTCGTCAACTCGCTCTACCTCAAGCCCGAAGACCTCGAGCGCCTCAACGTCGAGCGCTTCGCACGCTACGACAGGATCAAGGCCATCGAGCAGCGCGCCGAGGAGTACCTGACCGAGGACGCCGACATCGTGGTGGTTGCGTTCGGCGCCTGTGCGCGAATCGGCCGCAGCGCCGTGAACAAGGCGCGCGAGAAGGGCATCAAGGCGGGGCTCATCCGGCCCATCACACTGTGGCCGTACCCGGTCGACACGATCGAGAAGTCGGTCGCCGGTGCGAGCGCGTTCTTGACCGTCGAGATGAACATGGGACAGATGGTCGACGACGTGCGCCTCGCCGTGAACGGCCGCGTGCCGGTCGAGTTCTTCGGACGGTCCGGCGGCATCATTCCCAAGCCGGGCGAGGTGCTGGCCCGCATCGAGGAGCTGGCCGAGCGGCTCGAAGTTGCTCGACCAGTCGCGCGCGTGGCAGGGGGTGACGTCCGATGA
- a CDS encoding ferredoxin family protein: MSRIIVDEHYCKGCGLCIAVCAREIIVLDPDKITDKGYHPAMLTDESQCTACANCALICPEVAITVERS; encoded by the coding sequence ATGTCGAGGATCATCGTCGACGAGCACTACTGCAAAGGGTGCGGGCTGTGTATCGCGGTCTGCGCGCGCGAGATCATCGTTTTGGATCCCGACAAGATTACCGACAAGGGCTACCACCCCGCGATGCTTACCGACGAGTCGCAGTGCACCGCCTGCGCAAACTGCGCCCTGATCTGCCCGGAAGTGGCGATCACGGTTGAAAGGTCGTGA
- a CDS encoding ParA family protein, whose amino-acid sequence MRGVPAIKRFTVITGHYGCGKSNLAINLALDIARTQPQVTLVDLDVVNPYFRSSDYTELLESKGVHVISPSFAGTTLDSPSLPAEVYSAFSRPGAVVFDVGGDDAGATALGRFSHEISAIDHDLLYVVNRYRNLTATPDEAAELLREIEAASHLAATGVVNNSHLQHDTTAATVLDSLDFARRAAELLGLPLVCTTVPAQLAEEFSDTPGTATYVENAYPIQVYVRTPWEDAARVDEEVI is encoded by the coding sequence ATGCGTGGCGTCCCTGCCATCAAACGGTTCACGGTCATCACCGGCCACTACGGTTGCGGCAAGAGCAACCTCGCGATCAACTTGGCGCTCGACATCGCGCGCACGCAGCCACAAGTCACGTTGGTCGACCTCGATGTGGTCAACCCGTACTTTCGCTCGTCGGACTACACCGAGCTGCTCGAGTCCAAGGGCGTCCACGTGATCTCGCCGTCGTTCGCTGGCACCACGCTGGATTCGCCGTCGCTTCCCGCCGAGGTGTACTCGGCGTTCTCGAGGCCCGGCGCGGTCGTCTTCGACGTAGGCGGCGACGACGCGGGGGCAACGGCACTCGGCCGCTTCTCGCACGAGATCTCGGCCATCGACCACGACCTGCTCTACGTCGTAAATCGCTACCGCAATCTGACCGCCACGCCGGACGAGGCCGCGGAGCTGCTGCGCGAGATCGAGGCGGCGTCGCATCTGGCCGCGACCGGTGTGGTGAACAACTCGCACCTGCAGCACGACACCACGGCGGCCACGGTGCTCGACTCGCTCGACTTCGCTCGGCGGGCGGCCGAGCTGCTCGGCTTGCCGCTCGTGTGCACGACGGTGCCCGCCCAGCTCGCCGAGGAGTTCTCGGATACGCCGGGCACAGCGACGTACGTCGAAAACGCATATCCTATTCAGGTCTACGTTCGCACCCCTTGGGAGGACGCCGCCAGGGTGGACGAGGAGGTTATCTAG